A stretch of the Meles meles chromosome 19, mMelMel3.1 paternal haplotype, whole genome shotgun sequence genome encodes the following:
- the SDHAF1 gene encoding LOW QUALITY PROTEIN: succinate dehydrogenase assembly factor 1, mitochondrial (The sequence of the model RefSeq protein was modified relative to this genomic sequence to represent the inferred CDS: inserted 1 base in 1 codon) yields the protein MSRPSRLQRQVLSLYRELLRAGRGKPGAEARVRAEFRQHACLPRSDVLRIEYLYRRGRRQLQLLRSGHATAMGAFVRLRGPTEESSGAGAPGTQPDNAGGPRNPLNSTGXPENPLDGR from the exons ATGAGCCGCCCCAGCCGGCTGCAGAGGCAAGTTTTGAGCTTGTACCGCGAGCTGCTGCGCGCTGGGCGCGGGAAGCCGGGCGCCGAGGCGCGAGTGCGGGCAGAGTTCCGGCAGCACGCCTGCTTGCCGCGCTCCGACGTGCTGCGAATCGAGTATCTGTACCGCCGCGGGCGGCGCCAGCTGCAGCTGTTACGCTCCGGCCACGCCACGGCCATGGGTGCCTTCGTGCGCCTGCGGGGTCCAACCGAGGAGTCCAGCGGCGCGGGGGCCCCAGGGACCCAGCCTGACAATGCTGGTGGTCCGAGGAACCCCCTCAACAGCACGG CACCAGAGAACCCTCTCGATGGGCGGTGA